A stretch of the Halomonas sp. CH40 genome encodes the following:
- a CDS encoding 3-deoxy-7-phosphoheptulonate synthase, which produces MNAPVSSLPKRHASLSSTASAASLPPDAAQSCLPLPTPAVLRQSLAVDAALEQQIHQQRQAINQILNGEDSRLLVVMGPCSVHDPEATLEYAERLARLSEEVSAQILPVMRVYVEKPRTTVGWKGLAYDPALDGSGDMPTGLGLSRELMRRVAQCGLPVATELLQPMLAPYLDDLLSWVAIGARTTESQLHRELASDLAAAVGFKNATNGDIQVAIDAMNAAAHPHQRFALDAHGQPVMQQSPGNPHTQLVLRGGHGEPNYQARHVNAASKALRAAGQNPRLMIDCSHANARKDHRRQSEVMLDALAQRSAGNTDIVALMLESHLHEGKQPLKPGALRYGVSVTDACIGWETTEHLLKTAAERLAGAN; this is translated from the coding sequence ATGAATGCCCCTGTTTCCAGCTTGCCGAAGCGTCACGCCTCACTGTCTTCCACTGCTTCTGCTGCGAGCCTGCCGCCAGACGCTGCTCAATCCTGCCTTCCTTTGCCAACCCCCGCGGTACTGCGTCAATCGCTTGCCGTCGATGCGGCGCTTGAACAGCAGATCCACCAACAGCGCCAGGCCATCAACCAGATTCTCAACGGCGAGGATTCGCGCCTGCTGGTGGTGATGGGTCCCTGTTCAGTACATGACCCGGAAGCGACCCTGGAATACGCCGAGCGCCTGGCCCGGCTGAGTGAGGAGGTCAGCGCGCAGATTCTGCCGGTGATGCGCGTCTACGTCGAAAAACCGCGCACCACCGTCGGCTGGAAAGGCCTGGCCTACGACCCAGCGCTGGATGGCAGTGGCGATATGCCCACAGGGCTTGGGTTATCACGTGAGCTGATGCGCCGTGTTGCCCAGTGCGGCCTGCCGGTCGCCACTGAACTGCTGCAGCCCATGCTGGCGCCTTACCTGGATGACCTGCTCAGCTGGGTCGCGATTGGTGCCCGCACCACGGAATCTCAGCTGCACCGCGAGCTGGCCAGCGACCTGGCGGCTGCCGTGGGCTTCAAGAATGCCACCAATGGTGATATCCAGGTCGCCATTGACGCCATGAATGCCGCCGCTCACCCTCATCAGCGTTTCGCGCTGGATGCCCACGGTCAGCCGGTGATGCAGCAAAGCCCCGGCAACCCGCATACCCAACTGGTACTGCGCGGCGGACACGGCGAGCCCAACTACCAGGCGCGTCACGTCAACGCTGCCAGCAAAGCGCTGCGCGCAGCAGGGCAGAATCCGCGCTTGATGATTGACTGCAGCCACGCCAACGCCCGCAAGGATCACCGCCGCCAGAGCGAAGTCATGCTCGATGCCCTGGCACAGCGCAGCGCCGGTAATACCGATATCGTCGCGCTGATGCTGGAAAGCCATCTGCATGAAGGCAAGCAGCCGCTCAAGCCGGGTGCTTTGCGCTACGGTGTATCGGTTACCGATGCCTGCATTGGCTGGGAAACCACCGAACACCTGTTGAAGACTGCCGCAGAACGGCTGGCAGGCGCCAACTGA
- a CDS encoding DUF3087 family protein, with protein sequence MAVVFQLEEYEPEVYRRKARMISVAMAGQLIIFGMLFAMLLTATFGSSFWLNALGVFLGLLATSAMFAALKDRPWMNEVRYVWQLKHHLGQISGYLSTLRREVKADNRVALDILTFYHQGMQQLAELNDRTPDDDAERLAEKLEVKLKREELGMPEEVTHFDPQDLSAFKRG encoded by the coding sequence ATGGCGGTAGTATTTCAACTGGAAGAGTACGAACCCGAGGTTTACCGCCGCAAGGCGCGTATGATCAGTGTGGCCATGGCCGGTCAGCTGATTATCTTCGGTATGCTGTTTGCCATGCTGCTGACCGCCACGTTTGGGAGCAGCTTCTGGCTTAATGCGCTGGGTGTCTTTTTAGGTCTTTTGGCCACCAGTGCCATGTTTGCCGCCTTGAAAGACAGGCCCTGGATGAATGAGGTGCGCTACGTCTGGCAGCTCAAGCATCACCTGGGTCAGATCAGTGGCTATCTATCCACCCTGCGCCGTGAAGTGAAAGCTGACAATCGCGTTGCCCTGGATATCCTGACCTTCTACCATCAGGGCATGCAGCAACTGGCCGAGCTTAACGATCGTACCCCGGACGATGACGCCGAACGCCTGGCAGAAAAGCTTGAGGTCAAACTCAAACGCGAAGAGCTGGGCATGCCAGAAGAAGTCACCCATTTCGACCCGCAGGATCTGAGTGCTTTCAAGCGAGGCTAA
- a CDS encoding trans-2-enoyl-CoA reductase family protein encodes MIIKPKVRGFICTTTHPVGCEQNIREQIDATRARGLDKASGPKKVLVIGASSGYGLAARITAAFGYGADTLGVFFEKPGTEKRTGTAGWYNSAAFDKFAKQEGLYSKSINGDAFSHEAREKAIELIKQDMGEVDLVVYSLASPVRKLPDSGEVKRSSLKPIGETYRATAIDTNKDAIIEAEVEPATQQEIDDTIMVMGGEDWELWMDALDKAGVLAEGARSVAFSYIGTEITWPIYWHGALGKAKEDLDRAATAIDDKLKQSGGSANVAVLKSVVTQASAAIPVMPLYIAMVYRIMKEKGLHEGTIDQLNRLFDDKLYGDDNSTDEVGRVRLDDWELRDDVQQACKDLWPQVTTENLFEITDYAGYKHEFLKLFGFERDDVDYEADVNPVAEFDVINL; translated from the coding sequence GTGATTATCAAACCCAAGGTACGCGGTTTTATCTGCACCACCACCCACCCTGTTGGCTGCGAACAGAACATACGCGAACAGATTGACGCCACCCGCGCCCGCGGGCTGGATAAAGCCAGTGGCCCCAAAAAGGTGCTGGTGATTGGTGCTTCCAGCGGCTACGGCCTGGCGGCGCGAATCACCGCTGCCTTTGGCTACGGCGCCGACACTCTGGGTGTCTTCTTCGAAAAGCCAGGCACTGAAAAGCGCACCGGTACCGCGGGCTGGTATAACTCCGCCGCCTTTGACAAATTTGCCAAGCAGGAAGGGCTTTACAGCAAGTCGATTAATGGCGATGCGTTTTCCCACGAAGCTCGGGAAAAAGCCATCGAGCTGATCAAGCAGGACATGGGGGAAGTCGACCTAGTGGTTTACTCACTGGCATCGCCGGTGCGCAAACTGCCGGACAGCGGTGAGGTCAAGCGCTCCAGCCTGAAGCCGATTGGCGAGACCTATCGTGCCACTGCCATTGATACCAACAAGGACGCCATCATCGAGGCCGAAGTGGAACCCGCCACCCAGCAGGAAATTGACGACACCATCATGGTGATGGGCGGTGAAGACTGGGAACTGTGGATGGACGCGCTGGACAAGGCAGGCGTGCTGGCCGAAGGCGCGCGCAGCGTGGCGTTCAGCTACATCGGTACAGAGATTACCTGGCCGATCTACTGGCACGGCGCTCTGGGTAAGGCCAAGGAAGATCTCGACCGCGCGGCAACCGCCATTGATGACAAGCTCAAGCAGAGCGGTGGAAGCGCCAATGTGGCAGTGCTCAAGTCAGTGGTCACCCAGGCCAGTGCGGCCATTCCGGTGATGCCGCTGTATATCGCCATGGTATATCGCATCATGAAGGAAAAGGGCCTGCATGAGGGCACTATTGATCAGCTGAATCGCCTGTTTGATGACAAACTCTACGGCGATGATAACAGCACAGATGAGGTGGGCCGCGTGCGCCTGGATGACTGGGAGCTGCGCGATGATGTCCAGCAGGCTTGTAAGGATCTATGGCCGCAGGTGACCACCGAGAATCTTTTCGAGATCACCGATTACGCTGGCTACAAGCACGAGTTCCTCAAACTGTTTGGCTTTGAACGCGACGACGTGGATTATGAGGCAGATGTGAACCCTGTGGCGGAGTTTGATGTCATCAACCTATAG